The following are from one region of the Gloeomargarita lithophora Alchichica-D10 genome:
- a CDS encoding DUF2442 domain-containing protein codes for MYWDVKVVKPLDDYRIYVEIANGRCGIFDLKPYLDRGVFQELRDQHYFNQVGIFLGAVTWPHEQDIAPETLLTEMVPVPSIAREDF; via the coding sequence ATGTATTGGGATGTGAAAGTTGTTAAACCCCTAGATGACTATCGCATTTATGTAGAAATTGCCAATGGAAGATGCGGAATTTTTGATCTAAAACCCTACTTGGATCGGGGTGTATTTCAAGAACTTCGAGATCAACATTACTTTAATCAGGTCGGTATCTTCCTGGGAGCGGTTACTTGGCCCCATGAACAGGATATTGCCCCGGAAACTTTATTGACTGAGATGGTTCCCGTGCCCTCAATTGCGAGGGAGGATTTTTAG